From one Thalassospira lucentensis genomic stretch:
- a CDS encoding DUF3422 domain-containing protein: MFVEHPQRVALHNEIHARPFGGVQSPARCTCIAFHAGEELDTDVRDHFQGFCQRYSLTPPASDQKYYEAQCDGFSVIWERHAEFTVYVFKRQAAFDHPFDDPVINLIPQDWLEATPGQLLVGLHIAMDRDERSSDEVSRLFDHNGLTGSRVLGGTAMVWTDFRLHGDGFGRILIRDQGLEVLQAGRLIQRLKEIEVYRMMALLAFPLAHCATPKVSEIDTRLSSITAEMASKSHTDDEGTLQKLTDLAAQTEEMAASLNYRFSAARAYYRILQARLVELREERVEGLQTMTEFMERRLAPAMRTCQNIGDRLEVLSKRVARANNLLRTRVDILLEAQNRDLLASMDRRVKLQLRLQQTVEGLSVAAITYYAVGLLGYLFKALKDTGLPINDRVATGIAVPVVLAAIWISMRRIRKVLHREEG, from the coding sequence ATGTTTGTTGAACATCCCCAGCGTGTCGCCCTTCATAACGAAATCCATGCCCGCCCGTTTGGCGGGGTACAAAGCCCGGCCCGCTGCACCTGCATCGCCTTTCACGCGGGCGAGGAACTTGATACCGATGTCCGCGACCATTTTCAGGGCTTCTGTCAACGATACAGCCTGACACCCCCGGCATCCGATCAGAAATATTACGAAGCCCAGTGCGACGGCTTTTCCGTCATCTGGGAACGCCATGCGGAATTCACGGTCTATGTCTTCAAACGGCAGGCCGCCTTTGATCATCCGTTTGATGACCCGGTCATCAACCTGATCCCGCAGGACTGGCTTGAAGCCACGCCGGGGCAGCTTCTGGTGGGCTTGCACATCGCGATGGATCGCGATGAACGCTCGTCTGATGAAGTATCGCGCCTGTTTGATCATAACGGCCTGACCGGCAGCCGCGTTTTGGGGGGCACGGCGATGGTCTGGACCGATTTTCGCCTGCATGGCGATGGCTTTGGCCGCATCCTGATCCGCGATCAGGGGCTTGAGGTCCTGCAGGCCGGGCGTCTGATCCAGCGGCTCAAGGAAATCGAGGTCTATCGCATGATGGCCTTGCTGGCCTTTCCGCTGGCCCATTGCGCAACACCCAAGGTCTCGGAAATCGATACCCGGCTGTCCTCGATCACCGCCGAAATGGCCAGCAAATCGCACACCGACGACGAAGGCACCCTGCAAAAACTGACCGACCTTGCCGCCCAGACCGAAGAAATGGCCGCATCGCTGAATTACCGTTTCAGTGCCGCGCGCGCCTATTACCGCATCCTGCAGGCCCGCCTTGTCGAACTGCGCGAAGAACGCGTCGAAGGCCTGCAAACCATGACCGAATTCATGGAACGCCGTCTGGCACCCGCGATGCGCACATGCCAGAATATCGGTGACCGCCTCGAAGTCCTCTCGAAACGGGTGGCCCGTGCCAACAACCTGCTGCGCACCCGGGTCGATATCCTGCTCGAAGCCCAAAACCGCGACCTGCTGGCCAGCATGGACCGCCGCGTGAAACTGCAACTGCGCCTGCAACAAACCGTCGAAGGCCTGTCGGTGGCGGCGATCACCTATTACGCCGTCGGGCTTCTGGGATATCTGTTCAAGGCGCTAAAGGATACCGGCCTTCCAATCAACGACCGCGTCGCCACCGGCATCGCCGTGCCGGTGGTCCTTGCCGCCATCTGGATATCGATGCGCCGGATCAGGAAGGTACTTCATCGCGAGGAGGGGTGA
- a CDS encoding GntR family transcriptional regulator, protein MTTETGPSALQIDVARQILLLAKKEGWRTGHSINEKSLATRFGVSRSPMRAALEILQDKQLVRLIPNKGFVVAVDLNTEQYLNLLSASETESLKQQILRDRSVGQISQEVSENELTERYKVPRGTIRKALAQLSSLGLVHRQRGHGWAFVDSLDSSESLAESYRFRLAVELAGLMEPGYHAEPDELVSLLAAHEKILAQTEDDNEISRPDWLNLNSSFHEAVAAWSGNRFILQAVRMQNELRYLRELSAFDRLQRARIEKSLNEHIQVLRHIQTGDLDLAHTVLRRHLEQTLKAFERKVT, encoded by the coding sequence ATGACTACCGAAACCGGTCCGAGCGCCCTGCAGATTGATGTTGCTCGGCAAATCCTGCTTCTTGCAAAGAAGGAGGGATGGCGCACGGGTCATTCAATCAATGAGAAGTCGCTGGCTACCAGGTTCGGTGTTTCCCGTTCCCCCATGCGGGCAGCACTGGAAATTCTGCAGGACAAGCAGCTCGTCCGGCTTATTCCGAACAAGGGGTTTGTGGTCGCGGTCGATCTGAACACCGAACAGTATCTGAATCTGTTAAGCGCCAGCGAGACGGAAAGCCTCAAACAGCAAATCCTCAGGGACCGTTCGGTGGGGCAAATATCACAGGAAGTTTCAGAAAACGAACTGACCGAGCGATACAAGGTGCCCAGGGGAACGATCCGCAAGGCGCTGGCGCAACTGTCTTCGCTTGGGCTCGTGCATCGGCAGCGCGGTCATGGCTGGGCTTTCGTGGATTCGCTCGACAGTTCCGAAAGTCTGGCGGAAAGCTATCGCTTCCGACTGGCGGTTGAGCTTGCCGGGCTGATGGAGCCCGGCTATCACGCCGAGCCGGATGAACTGGTCTCCCTCCTTGCTGCACACGAGAAAATTCTCGCACAGACAGAGGATGACAATGAAATCAGCAGACCAGACTGGCTGAACCTCAATTCTTCCTTCCATGAAGCGGTTGCCGCATGGTCCGGGAACCGCTTCATCCTGCAGGCGGTCAGAATGCAGAACGAATTGCGCTATCTTCGGGAGCTATCGGCATTTGATCGCCTGCAGCGCGCAAGGATCGAAAAATCGCTCAACGAACATATTCAGGTGCTGCGGCACATCCAGACGGGTGATCTGGACCTTGCCCATACTGTGCTGCGCCGTCATCTGGAACAAACGTTGAAGGCGTTCGAGCGAAAGGTGACCTAA